A window of Staphylococcus lloydii genomic DNA:
TGTAATACAAATGAAGATTTTTTGTGGTATATTATGTCTTGTCGAAAAAGCAATACATTATTTTTTTAAGTTAGCACATACGAAATTTATTAAATTCAAATATAGTTTTACTAACAAAAATAACTGGAGGATTTTTAATTATGAAAAAGTCAGTATTAGTATCATCATTAGCAGTAGCATTAGGAGTAACAGGTTACGCAGCAAGCAGTGACCATAACCAAGCACACGCTTCAGAAGGTAACGTAAACAAAGCGCACTTAGCTGAATTAGCATTAAACAACTCATCAGAATTAAATGAGCACCCAGTACAAGCTGGCGCTTATAACTATAACTTCAACTACGCTGGTCATTCATTCAGCTTCCAATCAAATGGTAACACATGGACTTGGTCAGTAGACGGACACGTTGATGCTCAACAAGATGCTTCAGCATCATACACAAACAACAACTCAGCTCAAGTTGCTCAACCACAACAAACAACTTCTCAACAAGCTGAAGTTAAAACTGTAGCAGCTCCAAAAGCTTCTACTAGCCAAGCACAAACTACACAAAGTGCTCAAACAACACAAACAACAACTCAAAGTACACAAAGTACACAAAGTACTTCAAGTTCTTCATCATCTTCATCAGCATCAACTGGTGGATCTGTTAAAGCTCAATTCTTAGCTGCAGGTGGTACTGAAGCGCTTTGGAACACTATCGTTTTACCAGAATCAAGTGGTAACCCTAACGCTGTTAACGAATTAGGATACAGAGGCTTAGGACAAACTAAAGAATCTTGGGGAACTGGTTCAGTAGCTACACAAACTAAAGGTTTAATCAACTACGCTAATCAACGTTATGGTTCAGTTGACGCAGCTGTATCTTTCCGTAGCAAAAACAACTGGTGGTAAGATTTAGTTAAAATAAATATTTTTAAAAGCTAGGACATAGTTAGATGTCTTAGCTTTTTTTATTTTCATTCTATAAAAATTAAAGAATGATTTATAGTTAATAATGAAGTTGACACTCGAACGCTTTTTGTTAAACTTAATCTTAATTTGAAAGTTTAACAGCACAGTATGTGCTGGCATTTATTGAGTACACATTTGGTAAATATAATGGAAGGGGTAGTTGTATTGATTATATCTGATAGATTAGCTCAAATACCAGAAAGCTATTTTGGTAAAACAATGGGACGTGAAATTGAACATGGACCTTTACCGTTAATTAATATGGCTGTAGGGATACCGGATGGCGAGACGCCTAAAGGTATTTTAGATCATTTTGCAAATGCACTATATCAACCTGAAAATCAAAAATATGTTGCATTTCACGGGAAAGTTGAATTTAAACAAGCTATCGTAAATTTTTATCAACGACAATATGGTGTGGAGTTAGATTCTGAAGAAGAAGTGTGTATTCTATACGGTACAAAAAATGGTCTGGTAGGATTGCCTACTTGTATAGTTAATCCTGGAGAAAATGTACTATTACCTGATCCCGGATATACAGACTACCTAGCAGGTGTACAATTGGCTGATGGCATACCTAAGACTTTACCATTAGCACCACCGTATTATTTACCGGATTGGACACAAATAAGTAATGATACATTAATTAACACGAAGTTAGTTTATCTTACTTACCCTAACAATCCTACGGGTTCTGTTGCTTCACAACAAGTATTTGATGATGCAATAAAACAATTTAAAGGAACTAAAACTAAAATAGTACATGACTTTGCCTATAGTGCATTCGGCTTTGACGCTAAAAACCCAAGTATTTTGCAAACTGAAGGGGCTAAAGATTTAGCGGTTGAAATATTTTCTCTTTCTAAAGGTTATAATATGTCTGGTTTTCGAGTTGGTTTTGCAGTAGGAAATAAAGAGATAATACGGGCATTAAAAAAGTATCAATCGCATACACATGCCGGTATGTTCGGCGCTTTGCAAGATGCTGCAACTTATGCACTCAATAATTATGACGACTTTTTAGAACAACAAAATATTAAATTTAGAAATAGAAGAGATTATATTCAAGCACAGTTAGACGAAGTTAATATACCTTATGAACCAATGGCAGGGGGTATATTTTTATGGTTGCAAACCCCTCCAAATTATGATGGTGAACAATTTGTATCGTACTTATTACAAGAACAGTCTATCCTTGTAGCACCGGGCATACCATTTGGACAAAATGGCAAACACTATGTTCGAATGTCGTTAGCATTAGACGACGAACAATTGAAAGAAGCGATTGCTAGACTCAAATCATTACAATCGTTATATCATCAACAATAAAAAAAGCACGTTTCTATAATGTTATAGGAACGTGCTTTTCTGTGAATGTTTACTTAACGTCATATCCTTGATCTTCTATAGCTTCAGCCATTGTTGCATCATCAACTTTGGCGTCATCATAATTGACCTCAACGGTACCAGCTTCTAAATTAACATCAGCTTGTGATACACCATCTAGATTATTTAAAGCGCCTGACACTGCACTTTTACAATGTTCACAGCTCATACCTTCGACTTGAATTGTTTTTGTAGCCATATTAATCACCTCCTTTAAAGTATAAGATTATAACTTCATACGTTTCAATCTTAAAGCATTCGTAACAACGCTGACAGAACTTAATGCCATTGCGGCACCTGCTACCCACGGGGCTAACAAGCCAATTGCAGCAATAGGAATGCCCGCAACATTATATCCGAAAGCCCAGAAAAGATTTTGTCTGATATTGCGAATAGTATATTGGCTCACTTTTAACGCTTTAGGAATGAGTAATAAATCGCCACCTAAAATAGTGATATCAGCTGCTTCAATAGCAACTTCGGTACCTGTACCTATAGCGATACCAGTTTGTGCTTGGACTAATGCAGGTGCATCATTGATACCATCACCGACCATTGCTACAGTACGGTTTTGTTGTAATTGCTTTATTTCATTAGCTTTTTGTTCCGGTAAAACGCCTGCAATTACATGATCGATACCGACTTGCTTGCCGATTGCTTTTGCAGTAAGCTCGTTATCGCCGGTTAACATCACTACATTAATATTTAACGCGTGTAATTGCGCGATAGCTTGTTTGGCATTTGATTTTACGGTATCTGCTACGGCTATAATACCAGCGAATGTACCCGATACTGCAATGTACATCGTCGTTTTACCTTCATTTTCAAAGGAAGATAAGTCATCTTGTACATGATTTACGCTTATTCCATGTTTGTTCATTAGTTTTAAATTACCTATCAAGACTTCTTTGTCGTCTATGGTCGCTTGAATACCGTGGCCCGGTATTGTTTCGAAATTTGTACTTTCAAGTAATGTAAGTTCTTTGTGTGTTGCATAATTTACAATAGCTTCGGCTAAAGAGTGTTCAGAATAATATTCGGCACTTGCGACAAGTTGTAATGTTGATAAATCACCTGTAAAGTCAGTGACTTCGGGTTTACCATTAGTTAATGTTCCTGTTTTGTCAAAGACAATTGTATCTAATTTATGTGCTTGTTCTATATGTCCTCCACCTTTAAATAAAATACCATTTTGAGCAGCTTTACCTGTACCAACCATAATAGAGGTTGGCGTGGCTAATCCTAAAGCACAAGGACAGGCAATAACAAGTACAGATATTGTAGCGATTAAAGCAGGTTCAAATTGCCCGGTATTGACGACAATAATCCAAATTAAAAAGGTAATCATAGCAATACCAACGACAATAGGGACGAAATAACTAGAAATAACATCTGCTAAACGTTGGATAGGTGCCTTAGAACCTTGAGCAGCTTCTACAGATTCAATAATTGAAGCAAGTGCAGTATCTTCACCAACTTGTGTAGCTTCCATAGTAATTGCGCCATTTTTATTTAATGTAGCGCCTATAACTTGATCATTTGTCGTTTTTTCAATTGGTAATGATTCTCCGGTAAGCATAGACTCATCAATCGCAGTTTGGCCTTTAGTTACAGTGCCATCTACTGGTATTTTTTCACCGGGTTTAACTTCGATTATATCGCCAACGACAACTTCACTTACTGGTATCATCTGAGCAGTACCATTCCGAATAACACGTGCTTCTTTGCTCTGTAAACTGAGTAATTTATTTAAAGCTTGTGTCGTGTGAGTCTTTGCACGGGCCTCTAAATATTTACCGAAAAGTATCAATGTAATTAATATGGCACTCGTTTCAAAATATAAATGAGGCGTAATGTTAGGTTGGATAATCCATTTGATTGTTTCGTAAATACTATAACCATATGCGGCAGTAGTACCTAAAGCAACAAGGACATCCATATTTGCCGAGCCGCTACGTAAACTTTTATAAGCGCCAGTGTAGAATTGCCAGCCTATACCAAATTGTACGATAGTGGCTAATACAAACTGGAAGTATGGATTCATAAATAGATGAGGTAACGGTAAGCCAAATAAGTGTACGAACATCGTCAATAGTAATGGTATAGATAACACGGCTGAAACACATAGTTTAATTAATTTATGGTGTAATTCTTTAGTTTTTTGAGATGTTTTGTCTTTAGAATTCGCTTTAAGCTGAGCATCATAACCTATATTTTTAATTTTTTTAATTAACTCGCTTGAAGATATGATTTCAGGATTGAATGTGACAGTACTTAGTTCGGTAGTTAAGTTGACAGTGGCCTGTTGGACACCATGTGTACGATTAAGTACCTTTTCAATACGTGTAGAACATGCAGCACATGTCATACCAAATACGTCTAATTCAATAGTATCAGTTACAACATCATAACCAGTCTTTTGTATCGTCTGTGTAATGTCTGCTAATGAATTTTGTTGAGCATCGTATTCAACAGTGGCTTTTTCGGTAGATGGATTTACCGTAGCAGTAACTTGATCTAGTTTATTTAAATTCTTTTCTATTCGGTTTGCACATGCAGCACACGTCATACCCGTAATTGCGAGTGTGTCTTTTTTATGAGTACTCATCGATTAGCACCTCCTTGTTAATTTAGTAACTTTATAGGTTTCAATATACCCCTAGTAGGTATAAAAGTCAACGTAGCTGTTTGGAATTTTTATTACCTTTGTTAAGGAAAATGATAAGATATAAACGATGAAATAAAACGTAATGGAAGATACAGATGGCCAAAGTGACATTTTTGTCATATTTGGAGGAGAATTTGTTAGGTCAAACGAACGTAATCACAGCAAATTTTTTTTACAATAAACTTACAAATTAGATAAAAGGAGTGTGTGTTATGTCTATATTAAACGTAAATGGTTTAACAAAATCATATGGAAATAGACATCAACGTCAAGAAGTATTAAAAGGATTAGATTTCTCTATTGAAGAAGGGGAATTCGTATCAATAATGGGGCCATCAGGTTCAGGGAAAACGACGTTGCTCAACGTGTTAAGTTCTATTGATTATATTACGAGTGGGATAGTTGAAATTAAAGGTCAAAAAATTAATAAAATGAGTAATAAAAAATTGGCTGATTTTAGAAAAAAAGAAATGGGCTTTATCTTCCAAGATTATAGTGTACTTAATACGTTAACGGTAAAAGAAAACATTATGTTGCCTTTATCTATACAAAACTTGTCAAAAGCAACAATGATGCAAAACTATGAAGAAGTAACAAAAACTTTAGGTATAGGCGAAATAGGACATAAATATCCAAATGAAATTTCAGGTGGGCAACAACAACGTACTGCAGCAGCACGTGCTTTCGTGCATAAACCTTCAATTATATTTGCCGACGAACCTACAGGTGCATTAGATTCAAAAAGTGCACAAGACTTATTGTATAGATTAGAAGAAATGAATAAGCAACTCGGTGCGACGATTGTCATGGTTACGCATGACCCAGTAGCTGCAAGTTATTCTAACAGAGTTATTATGTTAAAAGATGGCAGTATTCATTCAGAAATATACCAAGGCGACGATACAAATAATGAATTTTACAAAAATATTATTCATATGCAAACTGCCTTAGGTGGTGTAACAAATGACGTTTAATCAAATAGTATTGAAAAACTTCAAAAAAAATATACAACATTATGGAATGTATATCTTTTCATTAATCGTTAGTATTGTTTTATTCTTTAGTTTCGTTACATTAAAGTACACGCATAGCATTAACAATGCCGATTCAACTGTCGTTATTAAAAAAGGCGCTGCGACAGGTGCATACTTTCTATTTATTATAATTATTATCTTTTTAATGTATGCGAGTCATTTATTTATTAAACGACGTACTAAAGAATTCGCCATGTATCAACTCATTGGTCTGACTAAAAAGAATATTATGCGCATGTTGATGATTGAACAAATGGCAATGTTTGTTATTACAGGCATAATCGGATTGATTGTTGGTATATTTGGGTCAAAAATTTTATTAATGATTGTACTTAAAGTACTCAATGTACACACGAGTGTGTCGATTAACTTCCATTTTCAAGCATTGTTCCAAACTATTTTGATGCTTGTACTAGCGTTTGTATTAATCATGTGCCAAAATTATATATTTATTAAAAAACGTAGTATTTTACAAATGATGAGTGATCAATCAAAATCAGATGTCAAAAATCCAAAAGTTACATTTATAGAAACGATTTCAGGTGTGTTAGGCATTGTAATGATTCTTATTGGTTATTACTTATCTACAGAAATGTTCAATAAATTCCTTGGGGCCGCAATGATATTACCATTTATTATTTTAGCTTTAACAGTAGTGGGTGCTTATTTATTCTTTAGAAGCTCTGTATCACTCATATTTAAAACGGCTAAACGTATGAAAAAAGGTCATGTTTCTATTACAGATGTAGTATTTACGTCATCAATTATGCACCGTATGAAAAAGAATGCCTTGTCGCTTACAATTATTGCGACTATTTCTGCCGTGACAGTTACTATCTTGTGTTTCGGCGCCCTCAGTAAAGTGCAATTAGGTAATCAAATTGCCTCATCTTCTCCACAAGATTTTACGTTTGAAAAACCAAAGCAAGCTGACAAGTTTGCAGAACAATTAAAGCAACACAATATTAATTACAAGTTAAAATATAAAGAAGTTGCAACACCTAAGTTGTTAAAAGATAATGTATTAAATGCGCCTCAAATGTATAGCAATGTTGAAACGATGATAGTGACTAGTAATAAATATTTCCATGATAAAGATGTTAAAGGAAACACTGCTAAACTAATTAACATGGGAATAACAGGGCCAGACATACATCCGGAACTTAATAAAGACATTGTAGTACAAGGGTCAAAAAAACATGCTTTTAAAGTGACATCTACAAGTAAAACGACTGAATTTTCAACACAAACATCGTTTAATAGCCCAGTACTATTAGTAAGTGAGGACAAATATAATGATTTAAAACAACATAGTGAAGACGTGAGAACACAGTCTGGATTTGATATTGTTAATCATAAACAAATGACACAGGCTGAAAAGATAGCACATAAAATTAACCCTAATTTACCATCTCAAAGAGAAGTTAAGAAACAGGCAGATCAAAGTACAGGTATTTTATTATTTGTAACAAGTTTCTTAGGCTTAGCATTTTTAGTTGCAGCTGGTTGTATTATCTATATTAAACAAATGGATGAAACTGAAGATGAAATCGGCAACTTCCGTATTTTAAGAAAAATGGGTTACACGCATCAAGATATGACATTAGGCTTAGCGTTAAAAGTAGCATTTAATTTTGGTATGCCTTTAGTGGTGTCATTATTACATTCATTATTTGCAGCCTTAGCATTTATGAAATTAATGGGCTCGAGTACGTTAACACCTGTTTATATTGTAATGATAGCTTACTCAATTATTTACTGTATATTTGCGATAATGGCATTTATACATTCTCATCGAATAGTTAAACATTCAATTTGATGACTAGTGTGACGCTACTACCAATTTAAAATTTAACTGTTCCTCCAGAAAATAAATATTATCTCTTTTATATAAATAGGCGATTTCTATTGTTAATAACATAGAAATCGCCTTAATTTATTGTTTGGGATGGGCTATTATAATGTTTAAAAATGATTATAGGTACGATGAGTTTGTAGCAAGGTTGTCTTAAAAATAACTAAAAAAAAGACGCTAACCATTTTATAGTTAACGTCTCTTTTAAGTGTCATCAGTCTTTGCTTATATATATGAAAAGTAAGTGAATAGGAGTTTAAAAACTTGTTTTAGGTGCTGTATTCCCTTAATAAAATAAAGCTTTAAAAGAAGTCAGCTGGGTTTAAATCTTTAAAATCAATATTCTTTAATGATTTGAAGTTTATGTTTTCAACATTTTGCAAAATCTCGCCATTTTTAACTTGATTGTAGTAATGATGAGCGTCTTCAGTTACATCGTGTTCTTGGAACGTTTTGATAGCTCCAAGTATTAATAATACTGCAATGGCACCTCTTAATAATGTTTTCATAATTAATAACTCCTTTAAATACTTGATATATATATTGTAACTGTTTAATACAATAATATCATGCGTCCTTAGTATAGAAGTTGTATCAAACCTTAGTAGTATATTATGGTGGTTTAGATACCAAAAGCGATTGGTAGCCAGAAGTAAACGAATAAGGAAATAATGATTATTGTAAATATATTCAAAATAAATCCGGCTTTAATCATATCTTTCATTTCTATTTCGTCTGAACTAAACACCGCAGCATTTGGTGGCGTTGAAATAGGTAACATAAAGGCACATGTAGATGAAAGTGCTACAACTGCCATGATAAAGAATGCATCTTGGTGAATAGCAGCAGCCAGCCCAATACTAATCGGCATTAACATATTAGACACAGCAGTATTTGACATTACTTCTGTTAAGAATAAAATTGCTGTCGTCAAAA
This region includes:
- a CDS encoding heavy metal translocating P-type ATPase, with the translated sequence MSTHKKDTLAITGMTCAACANRIEKNLNKLDQVTATVNPSTEKATVEYDAQQNSLADITQTIQKTGYDVVTDTIELDVFGMTCAACSTRIEKVLNRTHGVQQATVNLTTELSTVTFNPEIISSSELIKKIKNIGYDAQLKANSKDKTSQKTKELHHKLIKLCVSAVLSIPLLLTMFVHLFGLPLPHLFMNPYFQFVLATIVQFGIGWQFYTGAYKSLRSGSANMDVLVALGTTAAYGYSIYETIKWIIQPNITPHLYFETSAILITLILFGKYLEARAKTHTTQALNKLLSLQSKEARVIRNGTAQMIPVSEVVVGDIIEVKPGEKIPVDGTVTKGQTAIDESMLTGESLPIEKTTNDQVIGATLNKNGAITMEATQVGEDTALASIIESVEAAQGSKAPIQRLADVISSYFVPIVVGIAMITFLIWIIVVNTGQFEPALIATISVLVIACPCALGLATPTSIMVGTGKAAQNGILFKGGGHIEQAHKLDTIVFDKTGTLTNGKPEVTDFTGDLSTLQLVASAEYYSEHSLAEAIVNYATHKELTLLESTNFETIPGHGIQATIDDKEVLIGNLKLMNKHGISVNHVQDDLSSFENEGKTTMYIAVSGTFAGIIAVADTVKSNAKQAIAQLHALNINVVMLTGDNELTAKAIGKQVGIDHVIAGVLPEQKANEIKQLQQNRTVAMVGDGINDAPALVQAQTGIAIGTGTEVAIEAADITILGGDLLLIPKALKVSQYTIRNIRQNLFWAFGYNVAGIPIAAIGLLAPWVAGAAMALSSVSVVTNALRLKRMKL
- a CDS encoding ABC transporter ATP-binding protein, producing MSILNVNGLTKSYGNRHQRQEVLKGLDFSIEEGEFVSIMGPSGSGKTTLLNVLSSIDYITSGIVEIKGQKINKMSNKKLADFRKKEMGFIFQDYSVLNTLTVKENIMLPLSIQNLSKATMMQNYEEVTKTLGIGEIGHKYPNEISGGQQQRTAAARAFVHKPSIIFADEPTGALDSKSAQDLLYRLEEMNKQLGATIVMVTHDPVAASYSNRVIMLKDGSIHSEIYQGDDTNNEFYKNIIHMQTALGGVTNDV
- a CDS encoding FtsX-like permease family protein; amino-acid sequence: MTFNQIVLKNFKKNIQHYGMYIFSLIVSIVLFFSFVTLKYTHSINNADSTVVIKKGAATGAYFLFIIIIIFLMYASHLFIKRRTKEFAMYQLIGLTKKNIMRMLMIEQMAMFVITGIIGLIVGIFGSKILLMIVLKVLNVHTSVSINFHFQALFQTILMLVLAFVLIMCQNYIFIKKRSILQMMSDQSKSDVKNPKVTFIETISGVLGIVMILIGYYLSTEMFNKFLGAAMILPFIILALTVVGAYLFFRSSVSLIFKTAKRMKKGHVSITDVVFTSSIMHRMKKNALSLTIIATISAVTVTILCFGALSKVQLGNQIASSSPQDFTFEKPKQADKFAEQLKQHNINYKLKYKEVATPKLLKDNVLNAPQMYSNVETMIVTSNKYFHDKDVKGNTAKLINMGITGPDIHPELNKDIVVQGSKKHAFKVTSTSKTTEFSTQTSFNSPVLLVSEDKYNDLKQHSEDVRTQSGFDIVNHKQMTQAEKIAHKINPNLPSQREVKKQADQSTGILLFVTSFLGLAFLVAAGCIIYIKQMDETEDEIGNFRILRKMGYTHQDMTLGLALKVAFNFGMPLVVSLLHSLFAALAFMKLMGSSTLTPVYIVMIAYSIIYCIFAIMAFIHSHRIVKHSI
- a CDS encoding transglycosylase gives rise to the protein MKKSVLVSSLAVALGVTGYAASSDHNQAHASEGNVNKAHLAELALNNSSELNEHPVQAGAYNYNFNYAGHSFSFQSNGNTWTWSVDGHVDAQQDASASYTNNNSAQVAQPQQTTSQQAEVKTVAAPKASTSQAQTTQSAQTTQTTTQSTQSTQSTSSSSSSSSASTGGSVKAQFLAAGGTEALWNTIVLPESSGNPNAVNELGYRGLGQTKESWGTGSVATQTKGLINYANQRYGSVDAAVSFRSKNNWW
- a CDS encoding aminotransferase class I/II-fold pyridoxal phosphate-dependent enzyme, encoding MIISDRLAQIPESYFGKTMGREIEHGPLPLINMAVGIPDGETPKGILDHFANALYQPENQKYVAFHGKVEFKQAIVNFYQRQYGVELDSEEEVCILYGTKNGLVGLPTCIVNPGENVLLPDPGYTDYLAGVQLADGIPKTLPLAPPYYLPDWTQISNDTLINTKLVYLTYPNNPTGSVASQQVFDDAIKQFKGTKTKIVHDFAYSAFGFDAKNPSILQTEGAKDLAVEIFSLSKGYNMSGFRVGFAVGNKEIIRALKKYQSHTHAGMFGALQDAATYALNNYDDFLEQQNIKFRNRRDYIQAQLDEVNIPYEPMAGGIFLWLQTPPNYDGEQFVSYLLQEQSILVAPGIPFGQNGKHYVRMSLALDDEQLKEAIARLKSLQSLYHQQ
- the copZ gene encoding copper chaperone CopZ; amino-acid sequence: MATKTIQVEGMSCEHCKSAVSGALNNLDGVSQADVNLEAGTVEVNYDDAKVDDATMAEAIEDQGYDVK